From one Cynocephalus volans isolate mCynVol1 chromosome X, mCynVol1.pri, whole genome shotgun sequence genomic stretch:
- the LOC134367568 gene encoding RNA polymerase II subunit A C-terminal domain phosphatase SSU72-like: MQSSPLRVAVVCSCNQNRSMEAHNVLSKRGFNVRSFGTATRVKLPGSTPHKPNVYDFSTTYDQMYNDLLRKDKEFYTSNGILYMLDRNKRIKPRPERFQSCNDVFDLILTCEERVYDKVVEHLTSREQETCQPVHVVNVDIQDNQEEATLGAFLICEICQCLQLLEDMDNKMEELLQELEKKTGKTFLHTVCFY, from the coding sequence ATGCAGTCGTCACCACTGAGGGTGGCTGTGGTGTGCTCATGCAACCAGAATCGGAGCATGGAGGCACACAACGTCCTCAGCAAACGAGGATTCAATGTCCGGTCCTTTGGAACAGCAACTCGCGTGAAGCTTCCAGGATCAACACCCCACAAGCCGAATGTTTATGATTTCAGTACCACATATGATCAGATGTACAATGATCTTCTtaggaaagacaaagaattctataCAAGCAATGGCATTTTGTATATGCTGGACAGAAATAAGAGAATCAAGCCCCGGCCAGAAAGGTTCCAGAGCTGCAACGATGTGTTTGATCTGATCCTCACGTGTGAAGAGAGAGTCTACGACAAGGTGGTAGAACATCTGACTTCCAGAGAACAGGAGACCTGCCAGCCAGTGCACGTGGTCAACGTGGACATCCAGGACAACCAAGAAGAGGCCACCCTTGGAGcgttcctcatctgtgagatcTGCCAGTGTCTTCAGCTCCTGGAGGACATGGACAACAAGATGGAGGAGCTGCTGCAGGAGTTGGAGAAGAAGACGGGCAAGACCTTTCTGCACACCGTGTGCTtctactga